A stretch of the Sphingobacterium thalpophilum genome encodes the following:
- a CDS encoding MFS transporter — MGNKPELSIRQVMNMSFGFLGIQMGFALQNGNASRILQTFGADVEHLSLFWLAAPITGMIVQPIIGHYSDRTWTRLGRRRPYILIGAILTTLTLFLMPNAALFTALLPPLWIGAGLLMFMDASINVTMEPFRALIGDNLSSRQRSLGFSVQTFLIGVGAVVGSLLPYIFTKYLSFGGTAPAGHVPENVIYSFYAGGLVLLCTVLWSVIKTREYSPQELRSFSESTVQAEESTAVFGLGTIIRDIKAMPAVMKKLGWVQFFSWFALFMMWVYTTPAIAESVFYLHEGNRQDLYMEAANWVGVLFGIYNGVSAIYALFIPRIARRYGRGATHAFGLVVGGLSLISLFLIKDANLLILPMIGIGIAWGSILAMPYAILSDHLPATKMGVYMGLFNFFITLPQIVCGFFGGMIIKLVFHGQSIYGLLLAGIFMFLAAFFVPKNKQ; from the coding sequence ATGGGAAATAAACCCGAATTAAGTATACGCCAGGTCATGAATATGAGTTTTGGGTTTTTAGGGATACAAATGGGCTTTGCTTTGCAGAACGGCAATGCTTCCCGTATCCTGCAAACTTTTGGAGCTGATGTAGAACATCTGTCGTTGTTCTGGCTGGCGGCACCGATCACAGGCATGATCGTTCAACCTATTATCGGCCACTATAGCGACCGAACGTGGACTCGTTTGGGACGTCGGCGACCTTATATTTTGATCGGTGCGATCCTAACCACGTTGACGTTGTTTTTGATGCCGAATGCGGCATTGTTTACCGCATTGCTGCCACCCCTGTGGATAGGAGCTGGCCTATTGATGTTTATGGATGCATCAATCAATGTGACCATGGAGCCATTTCGGGCACTTATCGGCGATAATCTGTCCAGTAGGCAGCGTAGTCTCGGCTTTTCTGTCCAGACCTTCCTCATTGGCGTGGGCGCCGTTGTCGGTTCACTGCTGCCTTATATCTTTACTAAGTACCTGAGTTTTGGAGGGACTGCTCCGGCTGGCCATGTGCCAGAAAATGTAATTTACTCATTTTATGCTGGGGGATTGGTACTGCTGTGCACAGTGTTATGGTCGGTCATAAAAACACGGGAATATAGTCCACAGGAGCTTCGGTCTTTTAGCGAAAGTACTGTGCAGGCGGAAGAAAGTACAGCAGTTTTTGGCCTAGGGACTATCATACGTGATATCAAAGCTATGCCAGCTGTCATGAAAAAGCTGGGTTGGGTACAGTTCTTCTCATGGTTTGCTTTATTTATGATGTGGGTATATACGACGCCGGCGATCGCCGAATCGGTTTTTTATCTCCACGAGGGTAACAGACAGGATCTATATATGGAAGCAGCAAACTGGGTAGGTGTACTTTTTGGGATCTACAATGGTGTTTCGGCAATCTATGCACTCTTTATCCCGAGAATTGCCAGACGCTACGGCCGTGGCGCAACTCACGCCTTTGGTCTCGTGGTCGGCGGCCTCTCCTTAATTTCGCTGTTTCTGATCAAAGATGCCAATCTGCTGATACTGCCTATGATCGGCATTGGTATTGCCTGGGGAAGTATTTTGGCCATGCCTTATGCGATTTTGAGCGATCATCTTCCGGCAACCAAGATGGGGGTATATATGGGACTCTTCAACTTTTTTATTACGCTGCCGCAGATTGTCTGTGGTTTTTTTGGCGGAATGATCATCAAATTAGTTTTTCACGGCCAATCGATCTATGGGTTGCTGCTGGCGGGCATATTTATGTTTCTGGCAGCGTTCTTTGTTCCGAAAAATAAACAGTAA
- a CDS encoding family 65 glycosyl hydrolase domain-containing protein, translated as MKTYIKHDPWQIIEDAFRPEHNEFSESIFAIGNGRMGQRANFEEYFSGKTLQGSYLAGIYYPDKTRVGWWKNGYPEYFAKVINSFNWIGLDIRINGQRLDLAQANISSFERRLDMQRGILHRTFVASMPDGSKVRVEASRMYHLFASETASLQYRLQALTEDLHVEVSSILDAEVINRDSNYDEKFWEPITQGQHGANLFVCSRTKKTAFEVCAELETRVTADKKSVELNGVTSDTGYMAANYITTLGSLQTLCIEKRVAIVTSENHPKERLREIASAHLIALQSDDFEQLQKKQAAAWATIWAESDIEIFGDVAAQQAIRYNIFQLNQTYTGEDARLNIGPKGFTGEKYGGVTYWDTEAYCIPFYLATQSPHIARNLLLYRYQQLGKAIENAEKLGFSGGAALFPMVTINGEECHNEWEITFEEIHRNGAIAFAIYNYVRYTDDQEYIWTHGLDVLVAISRFWAQRVNWSAEKQRYVMLGVTGPNEYENNVNNNWYTNRIASWCLEYTLNCLQQCESKTPGTYTALLDKLKIDVEEREQWKHIIDNIYYPYDDKRKIYLQQDGFLDKELIPVQQLDPAQRPINQKWSWDRILRSCYIKQADVLQGFYFLEDQFDQDTLARHFEFYEPLTVHESSLSPCVHAILAAKLGKAAKAYEFYLRTSRLDLDDYNNDTEDGLHITSMAGTWMTIVEGFAGMRVSNGQLYLNPMLPPEWKGYKFRILFRGATLLITVSADAYTIENISDNPANISTPSDSFVLAAHSRREIAQVR; from the coding sequence ATGAAAACATATATAAAGCACGATCCATGGCAAATTATTGAAGACGCGTTTAGACCCGAACACAACGAATTTTCAGAGAGCATCTTCGCCATTGGAAATGGGCGGATGGGCCAAAGGGCCAATTTTGAAGAATATTTCAGTGGAAAAACATTGCAGGGATCTTATCTTGCAGGTATCTATTACCCCGACAAAACGCGGGTAGGCTGGTGGAAAAACGGTTATCCTGAATACTTTGCCAAAGTAATTAATTCGTTTAACTGGATAGGCCTGGATATCCGGATCAACGGTCAGCGTCTGGATCTGGCTCAGGCGAACATAAGCTCTTTCGAGCGCCGTCTGGATATGCAACGCGGGATTCTGCATCGAACTTTTGTCGCTTCGATGCCTGATGGTAGCAAGGTGCGCGTTGAAGCTAGTCGCATGTATCACCTTTTCGCCTCCGAAACGGCTTCACTACAGTACCGCCTGCAGGCGCTTACGGAGGATCTGCATGTGGAGGTCAGCTCCATTTTAGACGCTGAGGTGATAAACAGAGACAGCAACTACGATGAGAAATTTTGGGAACCTATCACCCAAGGACAACATGGTGCTAACCTCTTTGTATGTTCACGTACCAAAAAAACAGCGTTCGAAGTCTGTGCTGAGCTGGAAACACGCGTCACCGCTGACAAAAAATCCGTAGAACTTAATGGAGTGACTTCTGATACGGGATACATGGCTGCAAACTACATAACGACATTAGGCAGTTTGCAGACGCTCTGTATAGAAAAGAGAGTGGCCATTGTCACGTCAGAAAACCATCCGAAAGAACGATTAAGGGAAATTGCTTCAGCACATTTGATTGCGCTGCAAAGCGACGATTTTGAGCAGCTACAGAAAAAGCAAGCAGCTGCCTGGGCGACGATCTGGGCTGAAAGTGATATCGAGATCTTTGGTGATGTTGCTGCGCAACAGGCCATCCGTTATAATATCTTCCAGCTCAACCAAACGTACACCGGCGAAGATGCACGATTAAATATCGGACCAAAAGGCTTTACCGGTGAGAAGTATGGTGGTGTGACCTATTGGGATACTGAAGCTTATTGCATCCCATTTTATCTGGCAACACAATCGCCACATATAGCCCGTAACTTGCTACTGTATCGGTATCAACAACTGGGCAAGGCCATAGAAAACGCCGAAAAACTAGGATTCAGTGGAGGTGCTGCGCTCTTTCCAATGGTGACCATAAACGGGGAGGAGTGCCATAATGAGTGGGAAATTACTTTCGAAGAAATCCATCGCAATGGGGCTATTGCGTTTGCCATCTACAATTATGTACGCTATACAGACGATCAGGAGTATATTTGGACCCATGGCCTGGATGTGCTGGTCGCCATTAGCAGATTCTGGGCGCAACGTGTGAATTGGAGCGCCGAAAAACAGCGATATGTCATGCTGGGAGTCACGGGGCCAAATGAGTATGAAAATAATGTCAACAACAACTGGTATACCAACCGGATCGCATCCTGGTGTCTGGAATATACATTGAACTGCTTGCAACAATGCGAAAGCAAGACGCCTGGGACATATACTGCTTTGTTGGATAAACTCAAAATCGATGTTGAAGAACGTGAACAGTGGAAGCATATTATCGATAATATTTACTATCCTTATGATGATAAGAGAAAAATATATTTGCAGCAGGATGGCTTTCTCGACAAAGAGCTGATTCCAGTACAGCAACTAGACCCGGCACAGCGCCCCATCAATCAAAAGTGGAGCTGGGACCGGATCCTGCGCTCCTGTTATATAAAACAAGCAGATGTACTGCAGGGATTTTATTTCCTGGAGGATCAGTTTGATCAGGATACGCTGGCCCGTCATTTTGAATTTTATGAGCCTTTGACTGTACATGAAAGTTCGTTGTCACCCTGTGTGCATGCGATATTGGCCGCCAAACTTGGCAAAGCCGCCAAAGCCTACGAATTCTATCTGCGGACCTCACGGCTGGATCTCGATGATTATAATAACGATACGGAGGATGGTCTGCACATCACATCGATGGCAGGCACATGGATGACCATAGTGGAGGGATTTGCAGGCATGCGCGTCAGCAACGGGCAGCTATACTTAAATCCAATGCTGCCACCGGAGTGGAAAGGCTATAAGTTTCGCATCTTGTTTCGTGGGGCGACCTTGCTGATTACGGTCTCTGCTGATGCCTACACAATCGAAAATATCAGCGATAACCCAGCGAATATCAGTACGCCGTCGGACTCGTTTGTACTGGCTGCACATAGCCGAAGGGAGATTGCTCAAGTTCGGTAA
- the pgmB gene encoding beta-phosphoglucomutase has product MINYTNVKAVIFDLDGVLVDTAVYHYQAWRRLADSLGYSFSVEDNEQLKGVSRVGSLELILKWAGLEKSEQEKEQLLAQKNQWYLSLIEQLHPGHLLPGSLDLLQRLKTKGMRIALGSASKNALGILQKTEILNYFDALIDGNVVQASKPDPEVFLKGAEALGIEPAHCLVLEDAQAGIDAAKAARMQVVGIGSAENLKRADDVVGDLTALVDKF; this is encoded by the coding sequence ATGATTAATTATACGAACGTAAAAGCCGTGATATTTGATTTGGACGGTGTGCTGGTGGATACGGCAGTCTACCATTATCAAGCTTGGCGCAGGTTGGCGGATAGCTTGGGTTACTCTTTTTCTGTTGAAGATAATGAGCAACTGAAAGGCGTCAGCCGGGTGGGATCGCTCGAACTGATCCTTAAATGGGCAGGGCTAGAAAAATCCGAACAGGAAAAAGAACAGTTGCTAGCTCAAAAAAATCAATGGTATTTGAGTCTGATCGAGCAGCTACATCCCGGACATTTGCTACCGGGAAGCTTGGATTTATTGCAAAGGTTGAAGACAAAGGGCATGCGGATCGCGCTCGGATCGGCGAGCAAGAACGCATTGGGTATCCTTCAGAAGACGGAGATCTTGAATTATTTTGACGCATTGATCGATGGCAACGTGGTACAGGCCTCCAAGCCTGATCCTGAGGTGTTTCTGAAAGGTGCTGAAGCTCTGGGAATAGAGCCGGCCCATTGCCTGGTACTGGAAGATGCTCAGGCTGGTATTGATGCCGCAAAAGCGGCCCGAATGCAGGTTGTGGGTATTGGTAGCGCCGAAAATTTAAAAAGAGCGGATGATGTAGTGGGCGACCTGACAGCCCTTGTAGATAAATTTTAA
- a CDS encoding glycoside hydrolase family 13 protein codes for MLKKNRILATILIGLTTLGWSPLMGQSIQRVEPLNWWVGMQNPELQLVVYGPQIGKSEVKVDDAGIELVRVNRTGNPNYLFLDLQVKPNAKPGWTTFTFSQGKKQWSYRYELKSRNHEVKAQGVTSKDLIYLIMPDRFANGNTANDQVKGMLDMSLNRDSMYLRHGGDLEGVIGKLDYLNDLGVTSVWLTPVLTNDMPLACYHGYANTENYHIDPRFGTNDTYVQLGQQLHKRKMKLIFDVVPNHVGSHHWTVKDKPMADWLNEWPSYTQTSYKDQTVFDPYASAEDKKKMVKGWFVPTMPDMNQQNPYVQNYLTQSHIWWIETAGIDGFRIDTYPYNDLDFMAKWTERIQQEYPSFTFFGETWVHGVANQAYFLGGKRVGQDIDSKLMGVTDFQLNYAIGDALNQKTEWTAGANKLYSTLASDYQYPHPDRNVLFLDNHDKDRFFSVIGENVQKYKSAMAWLLTTRGIPQLYYGAEILMKNFSNPDGLLREDFQGGFPGDKTDKFNVAGRTAAEQDVWNYVRTLANYRKAHPVLHTGKTMQYVPEDGVYVYFRYDEQQTVMVVMNCNDQEKEIKLDRFAERNGGATAYIDIVSQAAVPTANHSLKLAAYETKVLDIKF; via the coding sequence ATGCTAAAGAAAAATAGAATCCTTGCGACGATACTTATAGGACTGACAACGTTGGGATGGAGCCCCTTGATGGGGCAATCCATCCAGCGTGTTGAACCGCTCAACTGGTGGGTGGGTATGCAGAATCCTGAACTGCAGCTTGTCGTTTACGGGCCGCAGATCGGAAAAAGCGAGGTGAAGGTCGATGATGCGGGGATCGAACTGGTCCGGGTAAATCGAACCGGAAATCCCAATTACTTATTTTTGGATCTTCAGGTAAAGCCTAACGCAAAGCCGGGCTGGACAACCTTCACCTTCAGTCAGGGAAAGAAGCAATGGTCCTACCGCTACGAACTAAAATCACGGAATCACGAGGTCAAAGCTCAGGGAGTGACCAGCAAGGATCTCATCTATCTGATCATGCCTGACCGCTTCGCAAATGGAAATACAGCTAATGATCAAGTTAAGGGCATGCTCGACATGAGCCTCAACCGGGACTCGATGTATCTGCGCCATGGGGGAGACCTCGAAGGAGTGATTGGCAAACTGGACTACCTAAATGACCTGGGGGTAACCTCAGTCTGGCTGACGCCAGTACTGACCAATGATATGCCACTGGCTTGCTATCACGGCTATGCAAATACAGAGAACTATCACATTGATCCACGTTTCGGAACCAACGATACTTATGTGCAGCTGGGGCAACAGCTGCATAAGCGCAAGATGAAGCTGATCTTTGATGTCGTACCTAACCATGTTGGAAGCCATCACTGGACAGTGAAGGATAAGCCAATGGCTGACTGGCTGAATGAATGGCCAAGCTACACACAGACCTCTTATAAAGATCAAACTGTCTTTGATCCCTATGCTTCGGCCGAAGATAAAAAGAAGATGGTTAAAGGCTGGTTTGTACCCACCATGCCTGATATGAATCAACAAAATCCTTATGTACAGAATTATTTGACGCAAAGTCACATCTGGTGGATCGAGACCGCCGGTATAGATGGATTCCGGATCGATACCTATCCCTATAATGATCTCGATTTTATGGCTAAATGGACCGAACGTATTCAGCAGGAATACCCAAGTTTCACCTTTTTTGGCGAAACTTGGGTGCATGGTGTAGCTAACCAAGCTTATTTTCTGGGCGGTAAACGAGTGGGCCAGGATATCGACTCGAAGTTGATGGGCGTGACGGATTTTCAGCTCAACTACGCCATCGGTGATGCCCTCAATCAGAAGACTGAATGGACGGCTGGCGCCAACAAACTTTATTCGACACTAGCGTCGGATTACCAATATCCTCATCCTGACCGGAACGTACTCTTTTTGGATAACCACGATAAAGACCGCTTTTTCTCTGTAATAGGCGAAAATGTTCAGAAGTATAAGTCGGCCATGGCTTGGTTACTAACTACGCGTGGTATTCCACAATTGTATTATGGTGCTGAGATCCTCATGAAAAATTTCTCCAATCCGGATGGTCTGCTGCGGGAAGATTTTCAGGGCGGTTTCCCCGGTGACAAGACGGATAAGTTTAATGTTGCTGGAAGAACAGCCGCTGAACAGGATGTGTGGAACTATGTCCGTACACTTGCCAATTACCGCAAAGCCCATCCAGTACTGCACACCGGAAAGACTATGCAATATGTACCTGAAGATGGTGTATATGTTTATTTCCGTTACGACGAGCAGCAGACTGTTATGGTCGTGATGAACTGCAACGATCAGGAAAAGGAAATCAAACTGGACCGTTTTGCTGAAAGGAACGGCGGTGCAACTGCATATATTGACATTGTCAGTCAAGCGGCCGTGCCCACGGCCAACCATAGCCTGAAGCTGGCAGCTTACGAGACGAAAGTACTGGATATTAAATTTTAA